Proteins found in one Bacillus subtilis subsp. subtilis str. 168 genomic segment:
- the tuaD gene encoding UDP-glucose 6-dehydrogenase (teichuronic acid) (Evidence 1a: Function from experimental evidences in the studied strain; PubMedId: 10376820, 10913081, 12970183, 16000785, 26284661; Product type e: enzyme) — MKKIAVIGTGYVGLVSGTCFAEIGNKVVCCDIDESKIRSLKNGVIPIYEPGLADLVEKNVLDQRLTFTNDIPSAIRASDIIYIAVGTPMSKTGEADLTYVKAAAKTIGEHLNGYKVIVNKSTVPVGTGKLVQSIVQKASKGRYSFDVVSNPEFLREGSAIHDTMNMERAVIGSTSHKAAAIIEELHQPFHAPVIKTNLESAEMIKYAANAFLATKISFINDIANICERVGADVSKVADGVGLDSRIGRKFLKAGIGFGGSCFPKDTTALLQIAKSAGYPFKLIEAVIETNEKQRVHIVDKLLTVMGSVKGRTISVLGLAFKPNTNDVRSAPALDIIPMLQQLGAHVKAYDPIAIPEASAILGEQVEYYTDVYAAMEDTDACLILTDWPEVKEMELVKVKTLLKQPVIIDGRNLFSLEEMQAAGYIYHSIGRPAVRGTEPSDKYFPGLPLEELAKDLGSVNL; from the coding sequence GTGAAAAAAATAGCTGTCATTGGAACAGGTTATGTAGGACTCGTATCAGGCACTTGCTTTGCGGAGATCGGCAATAAAGTTGTTTGCTGTGATATCGATGAATCAAAAATCAGAAGCCTGAAAAATGGGGTAATCCCAATCTATGAACCAGGGCTTGCAGACTTAGTTGAAAAAAATGTGCTGGATCAGCGCCTGACCTTTACGAACGATATCCCGTCTGCCATTCGGGCCTCAGATATTATTTATATTGCAGTCGGAACGCCTATGTCCAAAACAGGTGAAGCTGATTTAACGTACGTCAAAGCGGCGGCGAAAACAATCGGTGAGCATCTTAACGGCTACAAAGTGATCGTAAATAAAAGCACAGTCCCGGTTGGAACAGGGAAACTGGTGCAATCTATCGTTCAAAAAGCCTCAAAGGGGAGATACTCATTTGATGTTGTATCTAACCCTGAATTCCTTCGGGAAGGGTCAGCGATTCATGACACGATGAATATGGAGCGTGCCGTGATTGGTTCAACAAGTCATAAAGCCGCTGCCATCATTGAGGAACTTCATCAGCCATTCCATGCTCCTGTCATTAAAACAAACCTAGAAAGTGCAGAAATGATTAAATACGCCGCGAATGCATTTCTGGCGACAAAGATTTCCTTTATCAACGATATCGCAAACATTTGTGAGCGAGTCGGCGCAGACGTTTCAAAAGTTGCTGATGGTGTTGGTCTTGACAGCCGTATCGGCAGAAAGTTCCTTAAAGCTGGTATTGGATTCGGCGGTTCATGTTTTCCAAAGGATACAACCGCGCTGCTTCAAATCGCAAAATCGGCAGGCTATCCATTCAAGCTCATCGAAGCTGTCATTGAAACGAACGAAAAGCAGCGTGTTCATATTGTAGATAAACTTTTGACTGTTATGGGAAGCGTCAAAGGGAGAACCATTTCAGTCCTGGGATTAGCCTTCAAACCGAATACGAACGATGTGAGATCCGCTCCAGCGCTTGATATTATCCCAATGCTGCAGCAGCTGGGCGCCCATGTAAAAGCATACGATCCGATTGCTATTCCTGAAGCTTCAGCGATCCTTGGCGAACAGGTCGAGTATTACACAGATGTGTATGCTGCGATGGAAGACACTGATGCATGCCTGATTTTAACGGATTGGCCGGAAGTGAAAGAAATGGAGCTTGTAAAAGTGAAAACCCTCTTAAAACAGCCAGTCATCATTGACGGCAGAAATTTATTTTCACTTGAAGAGATGCAGGCAGCCGGATACATTTATCACTCTATCGGCCGTCCCGCTGTTCGGGGAACGGAACCCTCTGACAAGTATTTTCCGGGCTTGCCGCTTGAAGAATTGGCTAAAGACTTGGGAAGCGTCAATTTATAA
- the tuaG gene encoding putative glycosyltransferase (teichuronic acid) (Evidence 3: Putative function from multiple computational evidences; PubMedId: 4975313, 10048024, 11994144, 26284661; Product type e: enzyme): MTNWKPLVSVITPSYNARDYIEDTVHSVLDQSHPHWEMIIVDDCSTDGTRDILQQYEKIDERIHVVYLEENSGAAVARNKALERAQGRYVAFLDSDDKWKKDKLEKQLEFMMERSCAFSFTGYSLMAQDGTPLDKFIHAPESLTYDDALKNTIIGCLTVMIDREQTGQIQMPNIRTRQDLATWLSLLKKGFTAYGMNECLAEYRLVNNSISSNKWKAAKKTWFVYREIERLHFMKATWCFVQYAKNAVKKRL; the protein is encoded by the coding sequence ATGACCAATTGGAAACCTCTCGTATCTGTCATTACACCTTCCTATAATGCGCGTGACTATATTGAAGACACGGTTCATTCGGTATTAGATCAGAGCCATCCTCATTGGGAAATGATTATCGTGGATGATTGCTCAACGGATGGGACCCGCGACATTTTACAGCAGTATGAAAAAATAGACGAAAGAATTCATGTGGTGTATCTGGAAGAGAACTCCGGAGCTGCGGTTGCTCGCAACAAAGCGTTGGAACGCGCTCAAGGGCGCTACGTAGCATTTTTGGACAGTGATGACAAATGGAAAAAAGACAAACTGGAAAAGCAGCTTGAGTTTATGATGGAGCGCTCCTGTGCGTTCTCTTTCACGGGCTACAGCTTAATGGCGCAGGACGGGACCCCGCTCGATAAATTTATTCATGCGCCGGAAAGCCTGACGTACGATGACGCCCTGAAAAATACAATTATCGGCTGCTTGACGGTGATGATTGACAGGGAGCAAACGGGACAGATCCAAATGCCGAATATCAGAACGAGACAGGACTTAGCCACATGGCTGTCTCTTTTAAAAAAAGGATTTACTGCCTATGGAATGAATGAATGCCTGGCTGAATATCGGCTTGTCAATAATTCAATTTCCAGCAACAAATGGAAGGCTGCGAAAAAAACGTGGTTTGTCTACAGGGAGATCGAACGGCTTCATTTTATGAAAGCAACATGGTGTTTTGTTCAATATGCAAAAAACGCGGTGAAAAAAAGATTATAG
- the tuaC gene encoding putative glycosyltransferase (teichuronic acid) (Evidence 3: Putative function from multiple computational evidences; PubMedId: 4975313, 10048024, 11994144, 26284661; Product type e: enzyme) has product MKILWITSVYPSSMKPGEGVFHETQVQELQKLGLDITVICPRPFHSAPVRMLKKTYRKKDVRPEYEIRKGIPVYRPFYRAVPGQLKWAQPHRRIASAVLKTMKQRDLYPDLIHAHFAMPSGGAAAVVSESAQIPYVLTLHGSDVNVYPHYSKGAFKAFKRAVGSASVVLAVSHKLQEEAKKLSGFDSSVLPIGIQLSRFQGNEETKEEIRKRLGLPLDQRLAVYVGRLVREKGIFELSEAIESLQDSPKAVFVGDGPAKSTLTQKGHIVTGQVPNHQVRDYLLAADLFVLPSYSEGMPTVVIEALALRVPVICTDVGGVSSLFGKHQHLLIKPKSAQALAEAITRYEHEQIWKPEVADDLYETVQAQFDAGKNAKALHHQYQTVTKTSV; this is encoded by the coding sequence ATGAAGATTTTGTGGATCACAAGCGTATATCCGAGCAGTATGAAACCCGGAGAGGGTGTGTTTCATGAGACACAGGTGCAAGAGCTGCAAAAACTCGGGCTTGATATCACTGTGATATGCCCACGGCCTTTTCATTCAGCACCTGTCCGCATGCTGAAAAAGACATATCGAAAAAAGGATGTCAGACCGGAGTATGAGATTAGAAAGGGGATACCGGTTTACCGGCCTTTCTATCGGGCAGTTCCCGGCCAGCTGAAGTGGGCGCAGCCTCATCGGAGAATCGCATCAGCCGTTTTAAAAACAATGAAACAGCGCGACCTATATCCGGATCTGATCCATGCGCATTTTGCCATGCCATCGGGCGGGGCTGCGGCAGTCGTGTCAGAGTCAGCGCAAATTCCTTATGTCCTGACCTTGCATGGCAGTGATGTGAATGTCTATCCGCATTACAGCAAAGGTGCGTTTAAAGCCTTCAAGCGTGCCGTAGGTTCTGCGTCAGTTGTTTTAGCAGTCAGCCACAAGCTTCAGGAAGAAGCCAAAAAGCTTTCGGGCTTTGACAGCTCGGTTTTGCCAATCGGCATACAGCTCAGCCGTTTTCAGGGGAATGAGGAGACGAAAGAGGAAATCAGAAAAAGACTCGGACTCCCGCTCGATCAGCGTCTGGCTGTCTATGTCGGCCGGCTGGTCAGAGAGAAAGGCATTTTTGAACTGTCTGAAGCGATCGAATCGCTGCAGGACTCTCCTAAGGCAGTCTTTGTCGGGGATGGTCCCGCAAAATCGACGCTGACGCAGAAGGGGCATATCGTCACAGGCCAAGTCCCGAATCATCAGGTAAGAGACTATTTACTTGCGGCAGATCTATTCGTACTTCCTTCTTACAGTGAGGGGATGCCGACTGTTGTGATTGAGGCGCTGGCGCTAAGGGTTCCTGTTATTTGTACGGATGTTGGCGGAGTGTCGTCTTTATTCGGAAAGCACCAACATCTGCTGATTAAACCGAAATCCGCTCAAGCCTTGGCGGAAGCGATCACTCGGTACGAACATGAGCAAATATGGAAGCCGGAAGTAGCAGATGACTTGTATGAAACCGTGCAGGCTCAATTTGACGCAGGAAAAAACGCCAAGGCCTTGCATCATCAGTATCAGACGGTCACGAAAACGTCCGTTTAA
- the lytC gene encoding N-acetylmuramoyl-L-alanine amidase (major autolysin) (Evidence 1a: Function from experimental evidences in the studied strain; PubMedId: 1357079, 9537764, 14594841, 17298895, 19542270, 22469514; Product type e : enzyme), translating to MRSYIKVLTMCFLGLILFVPTALADNSVKRVGGSNRYGTAVQISKQMYSTASTAVIVGGSSYADAISAAPLAYQKNAPLLYTNSDKLSYETKTRLKEMQTKNVIIVGGTPAVSSNTANQIKSLGISIKRIAGSNRYDTAARVAKAMGATSKAVILNGFLYADAPAVIPYAAKNGYPILFTNKTSINSATTSVIKDKGISSTVVVGGTGSISNTVYNKLPSPTRISGSNRYELAANIVQKLNLSTSTVYVSNGFSYPDSIAGATLAAKKKQSLILTNGENLSTGARKIIGSKNMSNFMIIGNTPAVSTKVANQLKNPVVGETIFIDPGHGDQDSGAIGNGLLEKEVNLDIAKRVNTKLNASGALPVLSRSNDTFYSLQERVNKAASAQADLFLSIHANANDSSSPNGSETYYDTTYQAANSKRLAEQIQPKLAANLGTRDRGVKTAAFYVIKYSKMPSVLVETAFITNASDASKLKQAVYKDKAAQAIHDGTVSYYR from the coding sequence TTGCGTTCTTATATAAAAGTCCTAACAATGTGTTTTCTGGGGCTCATACTTTTTGTGCCAACAGCTTTGGCCGATAACTCAGTGAAAAGAGTTGGGGGAAGCAATAGATACGGCACTGCTGTACAAATATCAAAGCAAATGTATTCAACAGCAAGTACAGCTGTAATTGTTGGTGGGAGTTCCTATGCAGATGCTATTTCAGCAGCACCTCTTGCTTACCAGAAGAATGCGCCATTGCTTTACACTAATTCTGATAAGCTTTCATATGAAACGAAAACAAGATTGAAAGAGATGCAGACTAAAAATGTAATTATTGTAGGCGGAACACCTGCTGTTTCTTCTAACACTGCTAACCAGATTAAAAGCTTGGGGATAAGTATTAAACGAATTGCAGGAAGCAACCGTTATGATACGGCTGCACGGGTGGCAAAAGCGATGGGTGCGACTTCAAAAGCTGTTATTTTGAACGGCTTCTTATATGCAGACGCTCCGGCCGTCATCCCTTATGCAGCGAAAAACGGGTATCCAATTCTTTTTACAAATAAAACATCTATAAATAGTGCGACTACGTCTGTGATAAAAGATAAGGGAATTTCGAGTACCGTTGTTGTAGGAGGCACTGGAAGTATCAGCAATACGGTATACAACAAGTTACCTTCTCCTACAAGAATTAGCGGTTCAAACAGATATGAGCTTGCTGCAAATATCGTACAAAAACTTAATTTATCAACAAGCACCGTATATGTAAGCAATGGATTCAGCTACCCTGACTCTATTGCAGGAGCTACACTGGCAGCTAAGAAGAAGCAATCTCTTATTCTTACAAATGGTGAAAATTTATCTACAGGAGCCCGTAAAATTATTGGAAGTAAAAACATGTCAAACTTTATGATTATCGGAAACACTCCTGCCGTAAGCACAAAGGTTGCTAATCAGCTAAAGAATCCAGTTGTAGGTGAAACAATCTTTATTGATCCGGGTCACGGTGATCAAGATTCAGGAGCAATCGGCAATGGACTCCTTGAGAAAGAAGTCAACCTTGATATAGCGAAAAGAGTCAATACAAAGCTAAATGCTTCAGGTGCTCTTCCAGTACTGTCAAGATCTAATGATACTTTTTATTCTTTACAGGAGAGAGTAAATAAAGCAGCTTCTGCACAAGCAGATTTATTTCTCAGTATACATGCAAATGCTAATGATAGCTCATCACCAAATGGAAGTGAGACGTACTACGATACAACATATCAAGCTGCAAATAGCAAGAGACTGGCTGAACAAATTCAACCAAAGTTAGCGGCTAATCTTGGAACGAGAGACCGGGGAGTAAAAACAGCTGCTTTCTATGTTATTAAATATTCTAAAATGCCGAGTGTTTTAGTTGAAACTGCCTTTATCACTAATGCATCAGATGCAAGTAAATTGAAGCAAGCGGTTTATAAAGATAAAGCTGCACAAGCTATTCATGACGGCACAGTATCTTATTACAGATAA
- the tuaB gene encoding putative exporter involved in biosynthesis of teichuronic acid (Evidence 3: Putative function from multiple computational evidences; PubMedId: 10048024, 11994144, 15849754, 16850406, 22720735, 26284661; Product type t : transporter), with translation MPSITKQIMSGAKWTSISTMCITIIQIVQFALLGNMMTLTEFGLVGMITTVTVFAQIVLDMGFGAALIQRDDATERQLSTLYWLNIMTGVLLFVLLYVSSPVIAGFYQREELVFLVRILAIMFLIAPIGQQYQYMLQKQLHFNTLSKIEIFSNVLSFGYLAIAVFMMDAILAYVISQVLLQSSKGILYWAVYRKKWHPAFVFDLRGMKDFFSFGAFQLSSRLVNRLGANIDMILIGRFIGAEALGIYNLAYQIVTIPVLKINPIVTRVAFPIFAKNKYENSVIREGFLNMTKMLALVSFPLLIGLVSVSDAFITAVFGEKWLAAVPILNVLAIVGILRVLMNPNGSVLLAKGRADLAFYWDSGVLLLYGLSLFAAVQTGSLLTVAWVYAIISVVNFLIGRWLLAYVIKLNLSAYFQSIMKPFLITAAMGIIAFGVSLSTEHFSMQAEMRLAISVAAGALCYLFLLVKAYPQTKSKLLRKGRLS, from the coding sequence ATGCCAAGTATTACAAAACAAATCATGAGCGGTGCAAAGTGGACAAGTATTTCAACCATGTGTATTACAATCATACAAATTGTTCAGTTTGCCCTGCTTGGAAATATGATGACCTTAACAGAATTTGGGCTTGTCGGCATGATCACAACGGTTACAGTTTTCGCCCAGATTGTGCTCGATATGGGTTTTGGCGCAGCATTAATTCAGAGAGACGACGCGACGGAGCGCCAGCTGTCAACATTGTATTGGCTTAACATTATGACGGGCGTTTTGCTGTTTGTTCTTTTATATGTGAGCAGTCCTGTCATTGCGGGATTTTATCAAAGAGAAGAGCTGGTGTTTCTGGTTCGGATTCTGGCGATTATGTTTTTGATCGCGCCAATTGGACAGCAATATCAGTATATGCTGCAAAAGCAGCTGCATTTTAATACGTTAAGCAAAATAGAGATTTTTTCAAATGTATTGTCATTCGGATATTTAGCGATAGCGGTTTTTATGATGGATGCGATTTTGGCGTACGTGATTTCTCAAGTCCTGCTGCAGTCCAGTAAAGGGATTTTATATTGGGCTGTATACCGAAAAAAGTGGCATCCTGCTTTTGTTTTTGATTTGAGAGGCATGAAGGATTTCTTTTCTTTTGGAGCCTTTCAGCTTTCATCCCGTCTTGTGAACAGGCTGGGAGCAAATATCGACATGATTTTGATCGGCCGGTTTATTGGTGCTGAAGCATTGGGGATTTATAACCTCGCTTATCAGATTGTCACCATTCCGGTTTTGAAGATCAATCCGATTGTCACACGGGTGGCATTCCCTATTTTCGCAAAAAACAAATATGAAAACAGCGTGATCAGAGAAGGCTTTCTGAATATGACAAAAATGCTGGCGCTTGTTTCGTTTCCGCTGTTAATCGGGCTCGTGTCTGTGTCAGACGCCTTTATCACAGCGGTTTTCGGAGAAAAATGGCTTGCTGCTGTTCCGATCCTAAATGTTCTTGCGATTGTCGGAATACTAAGAGTGCTCATGAATCCAAATGGATCTGTGTTGCTGGCTAAAGGAAGAGCTGACTTAGCGTTTTATTGGGATTCCGGCGTGCTGCTGCTGTACGGATTATCACTGTTTGCAGCTGTACAGACGGGAAGCCTGCTGACAGTCGCATGGGTGTATGCCATTATCAGCGTTGTTAATTTCCTGATTGGGCGCTGGCTTTTGGCATATGTCATCAAGCTTAACCTTTCAGCTTATTTCCAGTCGATTATGAAGCCATTTCTGATTACTGCGGCGATGGGCATCATCGCGTTTGGTGTAAGCCTCAGTACCGAACACTTCAGTATGCAGGCAGAAATGCGGCTGGCCATTTCAGTTGCGGCTGGGGCGCTGTGCTATCTCTTTCTTTTGGTAAAAGCGTACCCTCAAACGAAAAGCAAACTACTAAGAAAAGGACGTTTGTCATGA
- the tuaF gene encoding putative hydrolase involved in teichuronic acid synthesis (Evidence 3: Putative function from multiple computational evidences; PubMedId: 4975313, 10048024, 11994144, 26284661; Product type e: enzyme) produces the protein MNDILIRIARRIKKNIIWIIAVPIILGAAGYILPSQIADQKSYTAEDTLAVGSYDHPVYNSTEEIPLLLKSDSFLKEALPDEKDEDVAEIKEKLTINTESKSLLTLSYSDEDKDRTESVLNAISSTFLKNDQKLYAEREAVIRSSIDALEGESVSEDSKVDKERFLYELKNTQLNLKAASVTDSETVSETAGGGMSPKKKAVLGVMIGLTIAFMFVVIPEFFRESF, from the coding sequence ATGAACGATATATTGATAAGAATAGCCCGTCGCATAAAAAAAAATATCATTTGGATCATAGCGGTGCCAATTATATTAGGTGCGGCGGGGTATATCCTGCCGTCACAGATCGCTGATCAAAAGAGCTATACAGCTGAAGATACTTTGGCTGTGGGGAGCTATGATCATCCGGTTTATAACAGCACAGAAGAGATTCCGCTTCTATTAAAGAGCGACTCCTTTTTGAAGGAGGCGCTTCCTGATGAAAAGGATGAAGATGTAGCAGAGATCAAAGAGAAGCTTACAATCAATACGGAATCCAAATCGTTACTGACTTTAAGCTATAGTGACGAGGATAAGGATAGAACGGAATCTGTCTTAAACGCCATATCCTCCACCTTCCTCAAAAACGATCAAAAGCTGTATGCAGAAAGAGAAGCCGTCATCCGCAGCAGCATAGACGCGCTTGAAGGCGAGTCGGTGAGCGAGGATTCCAAAGTGGATAAAGAGAGATTTTTATATGAACTCAAAAACACACAGCTTAACCTGAAAGCGGCAAGTGTTACTGATTCCGAAACCGTAAGTGAGACAGCAGGCGGCGGTATGTCTCCGAAAAAGAAAGCAGTTCTCGGCGTTATGATTGGCCTTACGATTGCCTTTATGTTCGTTGTCATTCCTGAATTTTTCAGAGAATCCTTTTAA
- the tuaE gene encoding putative polymerase of teichuronic acid repeating units (Evidence 3: Putative function from multiple computational evidences; PubMedId: 4975313, 10048024, 11994144, 15849754, 16850406, 26284661; Product type e : enzyme) — protein MSIKRSAVHTLALLAAAIFGVVLLLGAIHKDIGFMQMAAVLAVLAIGLFLLTLATAFTTKERLFMAVIYILIACTFLNNAFFAIHLGFFSLFLYRLLLIAAGCLHIFGMVRNRTHIERWHGLQVKGILLFFAFWFIYGLVSLLWAKSVTVGLKYLALLAMGIFFIYLIVMYVQKMERLMIVYAIWLVMTVFLMIIGFYNHITHHHLASSTLYSGPEYKQHYPTSVFFNQNDFATFLSISFFFYITMMKNIKNGYIKAIGLVLSLCALYLIFATGSRASLLGIFAGIAVYIFIVLPPVLKRMAIWLSAAGIALFAVLFASKIYSKFWELFLAPQTLHSFHDRLPSNVARANLLKNAWHFFLDSYGFGVGAGNVSYYLEHYAVYDTDNVAEVHNWLVEILANFGLFIMLGYLSVYAYLIWVLYKFYERKLENQSKLITEGLITAMVSFLVSSISPSSVSNLFFHWVFMALVIAAVNVLRRSRQMPEPMYR, from the coding sequence GTGAGTATCAAACGATCAGCGGTCCATACGCTAGCGTTACTGGCCGCTGCTATATTTGGAGTCGTCCTATTGCTGGGAGCCATCCATAAAGATATAGGTTTCATGCAGATGGCTGCTGTGCTTGCGGTGTTGGCAATTGGCCTGTTTTTACTGACGCTTGCAACCGCATTTACAACAAAAGAACGGCTCTTTATGGCTGTAATCTATATTTTGATCGCCTGCACTTTTTTAAATAATGCATTTTTTGCCATTCATCTTGGATTTTTCAGTTTGTTCCTTTACCGGCTTCTGCTCATTGCAGCGGGTTGCCTTCATATTTTCGGCATGGTTCGGAATCGAACCCATATTGAAAGATGGCATGGGCTGCAAGTAAAAGGGATTTTACTCTTTTTCGCCTTTTGGTTTATATATGGCCTTGTTTCTCTGCTGTGGGCCAAGTCGGTAACAGTTGGCCTCAAGTATTTAGCCTTATTGGCAATGGGGATCTTCTTCATTTATCTTATTGTCATGTACGTGCAAAAAATGGAGCGGCTGATGATTGTTTATGCCATTTGGCTGGTGATGACGGTATTTCTGATGATCATTGGTTTTTACAATCATATCACCCACCATCATCTTGCGAGTTCCACATTGTACAGCGGACCGGAGTACAAGCAGCATTATCCGACATCGGTCTTTTTTAATCAAAATGACTTTGCGACCTTTTTATCCATCAGCTTCTTTTTTTACATCACGATGATGAAAAACATTAAGAATGGATACATCAAGGCAATTGGCCTTGTGCTCTCGCTCTGTGCGTTGTATTTAATTTTTGCCACTGGTTCAAGAGCCAGCCTTCTGGGCATTTTTGCAGGTATTGCTGTCTACATCTTCATTGTATTGCCGCCTGTTTTAAAGAGAATGGCTATATGGCTGTCGGCGGCGGGAATTGCTCTTTTCGCAGTTCTTTTCGCCAGCAAAATCTATTCAAAGTTTTGGGAGCTGTTTCTGGCCCCGCAGACGCTGCATTCATTTCATGACAGGCTTCCATCAAATGTGGCTCGGGCAAATCTGCTGAAAAACGCTTGGCATTTTTTCCTTGATTCATACGGATTCGGAGTCGGGGCAGGAAATGTATCCTATTATCTTGAGCATTATGCTGTATATGATACTGACAATGTGGCAGAGGTGCATAACTGGCTTGTTGAAATTCTTGCTAATTTTGGTTTGTTCATCATGCTGGGATATTTGTCCGTTTATGCCTACCTCATATGGGTGCTTTACAAGTTTTATGAAAGAAAATTAGAAAATCAGTCAAAACTGATCACAGAAGGACTTATTACCGCTATGGTCAGTTTCCTGGTATCAAGTATCAGCCCAAGCTCTGTTTCAAATTTATTTTTCCATTGGGTGTTTATGGCGCTCGTCATCGCCGCCGTGAATGTGTTAAGGCGATCCAGACAAATGCCTGAGCCGATGTACAGATAA